One genomic window of Dama dama isolate Ldn47 chromosome 7, ASM3311817v1, whole genome shotgun sequence includes the following:
- the LOC133059120 gene encoding olfactory receptor 2H1-like, which yields MKRRNASTPAGFILLGFSDQPHLEMVLLLVVSIVYILTLMGNTAIILVLYFSPKLHTPMYFFLSNLSFLDLCFTTSVVPQMLWNLKGPDKTISYTGCMIQLFVALGLGSTECILLTVMAFDRFSAICRPLHYGVIMHPKLLRQLAALAWISGFVGSTVQTILVFQLPLCSHHMVDDFMCEEPALIKIACVNTTFLENELSIASVLYVVIPLGLILVSYGCIVRALLRIKSSEGRRKAFGTCGSHLIVVVLFFGTLTSIYIQPKSKYTQNYSKFLTLFYTVVTPSLNPLIYTLRNKEAKWALQRLLGRDPS from the coding sequence atgaaaagaagaaatgctaGCACTCCGGCAGGTTTCATCTTACTGGGCTTTTCTGACCAGCCCCACCTGGAGATGGTGCTCCTTCTCGTCGTCTCTATCGTGTACATTCTGACCCTGATGGGGAACACAGCGATCATACTGGTCTTGTACTTTAGCCCCAAGCTCCACACgcccatgtatttcttcctctctAATCTCTCCTTCCTGGACCTCTGTTTCACCACCAGTGTTGTCCCACAAATGCTTTGGAATCTCAAGGGGCCTGACAAGACCATTAGCTACACTGGTTGTATGATCCAGCTGTTTGTTGCTTTGGGGCTGGGCTCCACAGAGTGCATCCTGCTGACTGTTATGGCCTTTGACCGCTTCAGTGCTATCTGTCGACCCCTCCACTATGGAGTCATCATGCACCCAAAGCTTCTCCGGCAACTAGCAGCCCTGGCCTGGATCAGTGGTTTTGTGGGGTCCACGGTTCAGACTATCCTTGTTTTCCAGTTGCCTCTCTGCAGCCATCATATGGTGGATGATTTCATGTGCGAGGAGCCTGCCCTGATTAAGATTGCCTGTGTGAACACAACCTTCCTGGAAAATGAGCTCTCCATAGCTTCTGTTCTCTATGTGGTGATACCTCTGGGGCTTATTCTGGTCTCCTATGGCTGCATTGTTAGGGCTTTGCTGAGGATAAAGTcttctgaaggcaggaggaaagcatTTGGGACTTGTGGGTCCCACCTAAttgttgtggttttgtttttcggGACTCTAACTTCCATTTACATTCAACCCAAGAGCAAATACACCCAGAATTACAGTAAATTCCTCACCCTCTTCTACACTGTAGTGACACCCTCACTTAATCCTTTGATCTACACCTTGAGAAACAAAGAAGCTAAGTGGGCGCTACAAAGGTTGCTGGGAAGAGACCCAAGTTAG
- the LOC133059121 gene encoding olfactory receptor 2H2-like, which yields MKGTNDSTLAGFILLGFSDQPHLEMVLLLVVSIIYILTLMGNTAIILVSYFSPKLHTPMYFFLSNLSFLDLCFTTSIVPQMLWNLKGPDKTISYTGCVIQLFVALGLGSTECILLTVMAYDRFNAICRPLHYGVIMHPKLLQQLAALAWISGFVQSTVQTILVFQLPFCSHHMVDDFMCEEPALIRIACVNTTFLENELSIASVFYVEIPLGLILVSYGCIVRSVLRIKSTEGRRKAFGTCGSHLIVVVLFFGTIISVYIQPKSKFTQNYSKFLTLFYTVVTPSLNPLIYTLRNKEVMWALRRLVGSNSS from the coding sequence ATGAAAGGAACAAATGATAGCACTCTAGCCGGTTTCATCTTACTGGGCTTTTCTGACCAGCCCCACCTGGAGATGGTGCTCCTTCTCGTCGTCTCTATCATATACATTCTGACACTGATGGGGAATACAGCAATCATACTGGTCTCGTACTTTAGCCCCAAACTCCACACgcccatgtatttcttcctctcCAATCTCTCCTTCCTGGACCTCTGTTTCACCACCAGTATTGTCCCACAAATGCTTTGGAATCTCAAGGGGCCTGACAAGACCATTAGCTACACTGGTTGTGTGATCCAGCTGTTTGTTGCTTTGGGGCTGGGCTCCACAGAGTGCATCCTGCTGACTGttatggcctatgaccgcttcaATGCTATCTGTCGACCCCTCCACTATGGAGTTATCATGCATCCAAAGCTTCTCCAGCAGCTAGCAGCTCTGGCCTGGATCAGTGGTTTTGTCCAGTCCACGGTTCAGACCATCCTTGTTTTCCAGTTGCCTTTCTGCAGCCATCATATGGTGGATGATTTCATGTGTGAGGAGCCTGCCCTGATTAGGATTGCCTGTGTGAACACAACCTTCCTGGAAAATGAGCTCTCCATAGCTTCTGTTTTCTATGTGGAAATACCTCTGGGGCTTATTCTGGTCTCCTATGGCTGCATTGTTAGGAGTGTGCTGAGGATAAAAtccactgaaggcaggaggaaagcatTTGGGACTTGTGGGTCCCACCTAATTGTTGTGGTGTTGTTTTTTGGGACAATAATTTCTGTCTACATCCAACCCAAAAGCAAATTCACACAGAATTACAGTAAATTCCTCACCCTCTTCTACACTGTAGTGACACCCTCACTTAATCCTTTGATCTACACCTTGCGAAACAAAGAAGTTATGTGGGCACTAAGAAGGTTAGTGGGAAGTAATTCAAGCTAA